The Vigna unguiculata cultivar IT97K-499-35 chromosome 6, ASM411807v1, whole genome shotgun sequence genome contains a region encoding:
- the LOC114188460 gene encoding uncharacterized protein LOC114188460 yields MANDKVFVLEGEMSLVLRQMNKTFYSNKEIFLQELINNASNALDKIQFESHTNKNILDDRVIRLVPHKANKTLSIIDTGIGMTQTDLAYNLGVGFYSTYLIADKVIVTSKHKDHDQYIWESQPGASFIVNNDINAQQPSRGTNITLFLKDNQLEYLEEVTIKNLVIKYCQHISHRIYLWNENTKDDWQLINIWFHNRERDSKHVAQKLMNHIPDDFVFSILSNLPLKSLKRFGCVRRSWALLFENSHFMNLLRNNFICNHQSYYDDTYLLLNLSPLYQNHYNSSLFSISGERFQNMEKLYWPSQIQEDYLEGIGILGSSSINGILCLYVNNGRQLVYLWNPTINELKVIPPSPFENAPYYIYIGINYHGFGYDCVRDDYKVVRQVSFFVNSDDDVEPHDVFPLSCATIDFVWFGGGMVEVDIWRSERIQYCSIDQRWALEASSMRLNSKLGNLRREHHEDKRSLSKDKTSAIRCTKCEGYGHENYQCPNWNAKYMNLQELQDYIVYLKEVERSVRQNLEVRQEQQAKREHEKAKRALKEMFIFDPGGQSPNTLIIRDWPLL; encoded by the exons ATGGCAAATGACAAGGTTTTTGTATTAGAGGGTGAGATGAGTTTGGTGTTAAGACAGATGAACAAAactttttattctaataaagaAATCTTCCTTCAGGAACTTATTAATAATGCTTCAAAT GCTTTAGATAAAATTCAATTTGAGAGTCATACAAACAAGAATATTTTAGATGATAGGGTAATAAGATTGGTTCCCCACAAGGCTAACAAAACACTTTCCATCATTGACACTGGTATTGGCATGACCCAAACAG ATTTGGCATATAATTTAGGAGTTGGCTTCTACTCTACATATTTGATTGCTGACAAGGTTATTGTCACCTCTAAGCATAAGGATCATGATCAATATATATGGGAATCTCAACCAGGTGCCTCTTTCATTGTTAATAACGACATCAATGCCCAACAACCATCAAGGGGAACCAATATCACCCTTTTCCTCAAGGATAATCAG TTAGAATACTTGGAAGAGGTCACTATCAAGAATCTCGTTATCAAATATTGCCAACACATCTCCCACCGCATTTACCTATGGAATGAGAATACGAAGGATGATTGGCAACTTATTAACATTTGGTTTCATAACCGAGAGAGAGACAGTAAACATGTAGCTCAAAAACTTATGAATCACATACCAGATGATTTTGTATTCTCTATTCTTTCTAACCTACCTTTGAAATCTTTGAAGAGATTTGGATGTGTACGAAGATCATGGGCCCTCTTGTTTGAAAATTCTCATTTCATGAACCTCCTTCGTAATAACTTCATATGTAATCACCAATCGTACTATGATGATACATATCTCCTATTGAATCTCTCTCCACTTTACCAGAATCATTACAATTCCtccttattttcaatttctggCGAGAGGTTTCAAAATATGGAAAAATTATACTGGCCTAGTCAAATTCAAGAGGATTACCTTGAGGGAATTGGTATTTTAGGTTCTTCTAGTATCAATGGAATTCTGTGCCTATACGTAAATAATGGACGACAACTTGTGTATTTATGGAACCCAACTATCAATGAATTAAAGGTTATTCCTCCCAGTCCATTTGAGAATGCaccatattatatttatattgggATAAACTATCACGGATTTGGTTATGATTGTGTTAGAGATGATTATAAGGTGGTTAGGCAAGtatctttttttgttaattctGATGACGATGTGGAACCACATGATGTTTTCCCCCTCTCAT GTGCAACAATTGATTTTGTGTGGTTCGGAGGTGGCATGGTTGAAGTTGACATATGGAGAAGTGAAAGAATCCAATACTGCTCCATTGACCAGCGGTGGGCACTAGAAGCATCGAGCATGAG GTTGAATAGCAAACTTGGGAATCTTAGAAGGGAGCACCATGAAGATAAACGATCATTGTCAAAAGATAAAACAAGTGCTATTAGGTGCACCAAGTGTGAAGGTTATGGACACgaaaattatcaatgtcctaattggaacgCAAAGTACATGAATCTTCAGGAACTCCAGGATTACATTGTATACTTGAAAGAGGTAGAGAGGAGTGTTAGGCAAAATCTCGAAGTTAGGCAAGAGCAGCAAGCGAAAAGGGAGCATGAAAAGGCGAAAAGAGCactaaaggaaat GTTTatctttgatcctggaggacaaTCTCCAAACACcttgataataagagattggcCTCTTTTATGA